The DNA region TTCAAATGTTTCTCCCCCACGACGCGAGCTTGCAGGACGTTCAATCCCCTCACGGCGAAGGTCGGCTCTGGATTGCCCGCGCCGAACGGGTGCAGTGTTCCTATTTCTCGGATCAGCTGTAGCGTGACCTCATCCAGCTGCAGTTCGGAATCCAGATGCAACATCGGAACGGTTTGCGTACTGCACATCCACGCTTCCGCCGTCGCAGCAAACCGTTCGGCGAACTCGGGCAATCGTTCTTCTTTGATCGTCACTCCTGCTGCACTGGGATGACCTCCAAACGCGATCAGCAGGTCTCGGCATCCGGCCAATGCCTGATAGAGATCAAAACCCGGCACAGTCCTCGCTGAACCTTTGCCGATACCGTCTTCATTGATCGCAATAACGATCGTTGGACGGTGAAAGCGTTCCATGATTCGGGCAGCTACGATACCGACAACCCCAAGATGCCACTCTCGCGCATAGAGCACGATGCCTCCGGGCAACTCCCGCGCCGCAACCTGCGTCAATGCCTCATCAAGTATCGTCGCCTCAAGTTCCCGGCGCCTGTGATTCAGCTGGTCCAGCTCTTCAGCCAACTCGTGAGCTTCCTGTTCAGACTCCGTCGTTAAAAGTCTGACTCCTTTGATCGCCTCGTCCAACCGCCCTGCGGCATTCAACCGAGGCGCGAGTTTAAACGCGATCGTATCCGCCGCGCAGTCACGAGTCACGCCGGCGACCTGTTTCAAGGCTCGTAGGCCACAGCGTGCGCCACGCGAAATCTGCGTCAGACCTTCGCGAACAAACAGCCGATTTTCGTCCTGTAGCGGAACCACATCGGCGATGGTGGCCAGCGCCACCAAGTCCAACAAGGACTCGAGCGGCACCGAACCAGAACCATATTTCTTCTCATACGCCTGCACCACCTTGTACGCAAGACCACCGGAACAGAGCCCATGAAACGGATATCGCGCATCCGGCCGATAGGGGTTCATCACCGCTAAAGCCGGCACCATCTCCATGTCGCTCTGATGGTGATCCGTCACGATCACATCGATCCCTAGTTGACTCGCGAGAGCGATCTCACGATGCGACGTCGTCCCGCAATCAGACGTGACCAATAGCGTGATGCCTTCCTGCGCCAGGGCTCGAACCGCATGCTCATTGAGTCCGTACCCTTCACGCAGGCGATGCGGTATGTAGGCGCGAACCTGCGCCCCAAGATCGCGGAAAAATGACACATACACACTGGTCGCGGACATGCCGTCCACATCGTAGTCACCATAAAAACAGACGCGCTCATGCCGTTGCATAGCCTGATGCAAACGGTCAACGGCCCGCTCGATATCGGGGATCAAGAAAGGATCATGGGTTTGGAGCGGGGACATCCAGGCCACGGCCTGATCCACATTCGTCACACCCCGGTTGAGCAACAATGAAGCGGTTGCGGAAGAAATGGATAAGGCCTGCGAGAGACGGCCCCGTTGGATCGGGTCAACTTGCCGAAAGACCCAGAGTTTAGACTTCACCTCAGCCTCCTTCTCAACCTGGGCCATAGGACGATTTTGGACAAGCCACTCAGGAAAACCAGCCAGACTCTAATAAGTCACTGCTTCTTTGTCAAACAACACAGTGAGGAGAATACCGACGGGGTATCATCTAAGAGGGAATCAAAGAGATGCGAAGGGAATCAAGCGCTTATTCGCCTCCTTTTTGTACATAGTTCTTCACAAATTCCTCAGCGTTCTTTTCGAGCACATCGTCAATTTCATCCACCAGCTTATCGATATCTTCTTTCAGCTTCTTCCCGGTCTCCACGACCTTCGGGTTGGCTTTGACCTCTTCCTTGCTTTGTGGTTCGCGTCTCGGCTCTTGCTTTCGTTCTTGCTTTTCCATTCGAGCACCTCCTGTCATCCAGGGAAATCCTCGCGGTCAGCTCGCAACTACCTGATATACATGCACCTTACTCTAGGGAACGGAAACCCGTCAAGGCAAGGGCAGAAACGAAAAGCGCCGTTTCCCATCCGGGAAACGGCGCGTCACTCACTCCATCTCGAATCTTCTATCAGACGATCAACGAAATGATAAGCAGGGCCACAATATTAATGACCTTGATCATCGGATTCACCGCCGGTCCCGCCGTATCCTTATACGGATCACCAACCGTGTCGCCGGTCACCGCCGCCTTATGGGTGTCGGTGCCCTTCAACCCCTGCTCTTCGATAAATTTCTTAGCATTGTCCCAGGCACCGCCGCCACTCGTCATGGAAATTGCAACAAACAGACCGGTCACGATGCTGCCGACCAATACCCCGCCGAGCGCCTGTGGGCCAAGCACTAAACCGACGACGACCGGTGCCGCCACGGGAATCAAACCAGGGATCATCATCTTTTGGATCGCGGCCTGAGTCACGATATCGACACAGGTGCCATACTCTGGCTTACCCGTGCCTTCCATAATGCCTGGGATCGTTCTGAATTGCCGCCGCACCTCTTCCACAATCAGCCCGCCGGCTTCACCAACGGCCCTCATACACATGGAGCCGAAGATGAATGGCAACATGCCGCCCAGAAAGAGACCAACCAAGACTTTTGGATTCGAGAGATCGAAGGCCGCCAGCGCCGGATTATGTGCTGCGACTTCCCGCGAGTATTCGGCAAAGAGCACCACGGCCGCCAACCCGGCAGACCCGATGGCATAGCCCTTGGTCACCGCTTTTGTTGTATTGCCCACAGCATCCAATGGATCTGTGATGTCCCGAACTTCTTTACCCAAGTGCGACATTTCAGCGATACCGCCGGCATTGTCCGTAATCGGGCCAAACGCATCGATTGCCACCACGATTCCAGCCATCGAGAGCATGGATACGGCCGCCACCGCCACACCGTACAGCCCACCGGACTCAGCACCGCCACAGACCCAGTAGCTGCCGAGGATCGCCATCGAAATCACCACGACTGGAGCCGCTGTCGACTGCATGCCCACCGCCAAACCGGCAATGATGTTCGTCGCATGGCCGGTTTCACTGGCTTTCGAAATGTACTTCACCGGCTCATACTCCTTTGAGGTGTAGTAGTCGGTGATGAAGACAAGAGCCAAGGTGACGGCTAAGCCAAACAATGCGGCCATGTAGTAGCTGAATCCACCGACACCACCGACTCCGCCCATGATCATAAAGGTCACGGGCAAGAAAGCGAGTGCGGCAATCCCTCCGGCCACAAACAACCCCTTATACAGAGCAGGCATGATGTCGCCACCCGGAGCGACCTTGACAAAGAGAATACCGACGATCGTCGCAAAGATCGTGATGCCACCCAACGCGAGAGGATACAGAATAGGCGCCGTGGCTCCCTTGAACATGGTAAAGGCCAACACCATCGCCGCAACCGTCGTAACGGCATAGGTTTCAAAAAGATCCGCCGCCATGCCTGCGCAATCACCGACATTGTCACCCACGTTATCCGCGATGACCGCCGGGTTCCGTGGATCGTCTTCAGGAATCCCTGCCTCCACCTTGCCGACCAAGTCTGCCCCGACGTCCGCTGCCTTTGTGTAAATTCCTCCACCGACGCGCGCAAACACGGAGATCAAGCTTCCACCGAATCCGAGACTGAGCAATGCGTGAATGGCCTTTTCCTGACCGGCCATCGATTCGGCGATCGAATAGAACCCTGTAATAGCCAACAGCCCGAGACCGATCAATAAGAGACCCGTCACCGCGCCACCACGAAACGCCACAACCAGGGCCGCATTCAACCCATTATGAGCCGCTTGTGCCGTCCGCACATTGGCGCGAACCGCAATGATCATACCCACATAACCGGCGAGCGCCGACGCGCTCGCGCCGACCAAGAACCCTGTCGCCGTCAGCAACCCAAATTTATCTGAGACTGCGCCGGCTGCGGCCAGCACAACAAACAGACCTGCGGCAACATAACCGACGGTTTTGTATTGTCGATTCATATAGGCGCTGGCGCCTTCCTGAATCGCCTTTGCAATTTCCTGCATCTTTGCGTTGCCGGCATCAAGCTTGAACACCCACATCGCCAGATACAACCCATAGCCAATGCCCGCCACAGCCGCGATGAGGGCAAATGTGATAATCGCTGAGTCACTCACGGGAGATCCTCCTACTGGTTAAACGGATTCCTGATGTCGCACGGCTCTCCGTGGCTTCAACCCATCCAAAGTACATGCGCGAGTGGGTAAATCCTAAGGTGGGCAGAGTCGATTTTGAAGCGAGCCACCCGAAAAGCTGGGCTATTCTAATGGAGTCTCACGGGAGGGATCAAGACCAAATACGGTCACCTTGCAATCACCTCCCTAGTCTGATCCATACTGTCAGACGCTGCTCGGATATATCCTGGGGGACTGATACATGAGATCTCTCACCATCTATAGGGGCGAAAGAGGTGCTGACGGATAGGGAGGGAGAGAGACCGTTCATCTCCATAGAGAACAAGAGGTTACGCATGAGACTGTCCATCTTGATAATCCAGTGCTTGTACCTGGTCAGCCTACTCGCTGCATGCGGCAGTGAAAACCCGACAAGGAACTCGGCCTCAGCTCTGACTAGTCTCAAACTCCAAACGGTCACGAAGAATCTAAGCGCCCCGATACTCCTGACTGCGCCTCCCGGAGATATCGATCGCCTGTTTGTTGTGGAACAGGGAGGGACGATCAAGGTTCTCAACAGAACCACCGGAGCCGAGCTGGGAACGTTTCTGACCCTAGCCGGGATCACGAGCGGCGGAGAGCGCGGACTCTTAGGACTGGCCTTTGATCCAGAGTACAACGCCAACGGCCGATTCTACGTTTCCTATACGGATACCACCGGCACGATCATCATTGCCCGCTTTCTAGCCTCGGCAACGAATCCGAACGTGGCTGATCCGGCTTCACAGGCTATCCTGGTCTCCATTCCCCATCAGGCCTTTGCAAACCATAACGGCGGTATGATCGCCTTCGGGCCAGATGGGTGCCTGTATGCTGGAATCGGTGATGGTGGTGGGGCGGGAGATCCCAGCAATCAGTCACAGAGTCTCACAAGCCGACTCGGGAAACTCCTTCGGATCGATCCAACAACAGGAACGGCCTGTACCAACGGAACGCTCAACCCATTCGTCTTGGGTAGCGGCCATCCGCTCGTCTGGGGCTATGGACTACGCAATCCCTGGCGATTTTCGTTTGACGGCGAGGATCTCTACAT from Candidatus Nitrospira nitrosa includes:
- the recJ gene encoding single-stranded-DNA-specific exonuclease RecJ; the protein is MKSKLWVFRQVDPIQRGRLSQALSISSATASLLLNRGVTNVDQAVAWMSPLQTHDPFLIPDIERAVDRLHQAMQRHERVCFYGDYDVDGMSATSVYVSFFRDLGAQVRAYIPHRLREGYGLNEHAVRALAQEGITLLVTSDCGTTSHREIALASQLGIDVIVTDHHQSDMEMVPALAVMNPYRPDARYPFHGLCSGGLAYKVVQAYEKKYGSGSVPLESLLDLVALATIADVVPLQDENRLFVREGLTQISRGARCGLRALKQVAGVTRDCAADTIAFKLAPRLNAAGRLDEAIKGVRLLTTESEQEAHELAEELDQLNHRRRELEATILDEALTQVAARELPGGIVLYAREWHLGVVGIVAARIMERFHRPTIVIAINEDGIGKGSARTVPGFDLYQALAGCRDLLIAFGGHPSAAGVTIKEERLPEFAERFAATAEAWMCSTQTVPMLHLDSELQLDEVTLQLIREIGTLHPFGAGNPEPTFAVRGLNVLQARVVGEKHLKMTVRQGRSVPFDSIGFGMKSLEEQGLSLKTPIDVAFTPELNHWNGHDRIQLRIRDIRAAGIE
- a CDS encoding ubiquitin-like protein Pup, encoding MEKQERKQEPRREPQSKEEVKANPKVVETGKKLKEDIDKLVDEIDDVLEKNAEEFVKNYVQKGGE
- a CDS encoding sodium-translocating pyrophosphatase; the encoded protein is MSDSAIITFALIAAVAGIGYGLYLAMWVFKLDAGNAKMQEIAKAIQEGASAYMNRQYKTVGYVAAGLFVVLAAAGAVSDKFGLLTATGFLVGASASALAGYVGMIIAVRANVRTAQAAHNGLNAALVVAFRGGAVTGLLLIGLGLLAITGFYSIAESMAGQEKAIHALLSLGFGGSLISVFARVGGGIYTKAADVGADLVGKVEAGIPEDDPRNPAVIADNVGDNVGDCAGMAADLFETYAVTTVAAMVLAFTMFKGATAPILYPLALGGITIFATIVGILFVKVAPGGDIMPALYKGLFVAGGIAALAFLPVTFMIMGGVGGVGGFSYYMAALFGLAVTLALVFITDYYTSKEYEPVKYISKASETGHATNIIAGLAVGMQSTAAPVVVISMAILGSYWVCGGAESGGLYGVAVAAVSMLSMAGIVVAIDAFGPITDNAGGIAEMSHLGKEVRDITDPLDAVGNTTKAVTKGYAIGSAGLAAVVLFAEYSREVAAHNPALAAFDLSNPKVLVGLFLGGMLPFIFGSMCMRAVGEAGGLIVEEVRRQFRTIPGIMEGTGKPEYGTCVDIVTQAAIQKMMIPGLIPVAAPVVVGLVLGPQALGGVLVGSIVTGLFVAISMTSGGGAWDNAKKFIEEQGLKGTDTHKAAVTGDTVGDPYKDTAGPAVNPMIKVINIVALLIISLIV
- a CDS encoding PQQ-dependent sugar dehydrogenase; the encoded protein is MRLSILIIQCLYLVSLLAACGSENPTRNSASALTSLKLQTVTKNLSAPILLTAPPGDIDRLFVVEQGGTIKVLNRTTGAELGTFLTLAGITSGGERGLLGLAFDPEYNANGRFYVSYTDTTGTIIIARFLASATNPNVADPASQAILVSIPHQAFANHNGGMIAFGPDGCLYAGIGDGGGAGDPSNQSQSLTSRLGKLLRIDPTTGTACTNGTLNPFVLGSGHPLVWGYGLRNPWRFSFDGEDLYIGDVGQDAREEINVSTGPHAGRGLNYGWRLMEGSACFNPTSNCDPGTLTLPIVEYTHDKGACSVIGGHVYRGQVVPAIHGTYFYADFCAGFVRSFRLNNGSVIEQTEWPLLGSPSISSFGQDGLGELYLTTLTGTVFRIVPN